A genomic region of Methanobrevibacter wolinii SH contains the following coding sequences:
- a CDS encoding tetratricopeptide repeat protein, with protein MSNKKNLDEKFLNACSLYENHDFDESMEIFNELLLADYDVDTILPYLIKFYLRNNDTNKVLEYLDNYLDDNSSLYELLILKASILLKKYKANESLEIANNILEKDSLNDSAIMIKLASLKLLGEINEIKSFQKEIGVDLISDEELSHFNNNSTINNNDSKIQETEDLGFVTADSLVHGNEVRSEGADLDEVGGLGHVFDDKDLGFVTANNLDFDDSFEIKDNSMDSKNNRLSEKEDSNYHNIINDFISSMDNNIYDVDNFNEDNSSYDENQEEYTNSDISLISNDENLNGDINNNKVDSDIQEDESITNNLIDDSFNKNDSEELTTFEIEDIDIPIITEDYSKDFNKDPIDIDSLFNFDENGNLIDDISNENDEISNYSSDIKNDDLNSSKEYFNESNNVCNESSKDDFVEFNNVCDESESNDLNSSITNLDKNSSELNSIKNKDSSKNLNYHSKNKHFNNHLKMHNLRESTLDSFFNFQ; from the coding sequence ATGTCTAATAAGAAAAATTTAGATGAAAAGTTTTTGAATGCATGTTCTTTATATGAAAATCATGACTTTGACGAATCTATGGAAATATTTAATGAATTACTTTTAGCAGATTATGATGTTGATACTATTCTTCCATATTTAATAAAATTTTATTTAAGAAACAATGATACAAACAAAGTTTTAGAATATTTAGATAATTATCTTGATGATAATTCATCTCTTTATGAGCTTTTAATTTTAAAAGCATCTATTTTACTTAAAAAATATAAAGCTAATGAATCCTTAGAAATTGCCAATAATATATTAGAAAAAGATTCTTTAAATGATTCTGCAATTATGATTAAATTAGCTTCTCTTAAGCTTTTAGGCGAAATTAATGAAATTAAAAGTTTTCAAAAAGAGATAGGAGTAGATTTAATTAGTGATGAAGAATTATCTCATTTTAATAATAATTCTACTATTAATAATAATGATAGTAAAATTCAAGAAACAGAAGATTTAGGTTTTGTTACTGCTGATTCTTTAGTTCATGGTAATGAGGTTAGGTCTGAGGGTGCTGATTTGGATGAGGTCGGTGGTTTAGGTCATGTTTTTGATGATAAGGATTTAGGTTTTGTTACTGCTAATAATTTAGACTTTGATGATTCTTTTGAAATTAAAGACAATTCAATGGATTCTAAAAACAATAGATTATCTGAAAAAGAAGATTCTAATTATCATAATATTATAAATGATTTTATCTCTTCTATGGATAATAATATATATGATGTAGATAATTTTAATGAGGATAATTCTTCTTATGATGAAAATCAAGAAGAATATACAAATTCAGATATATCTCTAATAAGTAATGATGAAAATTTAAATGGAGATATTAATAATAATAAAGTTGATAGTGATATTCAAGAGGATGAATCTATTACTAATAATTTAATTGATGATTCTTTTAATAAAAATGATTCAGAGGAATTAACAACATTTGAAATTGAGGATATTGATATACCAATAATTACTGAAGATTATAGTAAAGATTTCAATAAAGATCCTATTGATATTGATTCATTATTTAATTTTGATGAGAATGGTAATTTAATTGATGATATTTCAAATGAAAATGATGAAATTTCCAATTATTCTTCTGATATTAAAAATGATGATTTAAACTCTTCTAAAGAATATTTCAATGAATCTAATAATGTTTGTAATGAGTCTTCTAAGGATGATTTTGTTGAGTTTAATAATGTTTGTGATGAGTCTGAATCTAATGACTTAAATTCTTCTATTACTAATTTAGATAAAAATTCAAGTGAATTAAATTCTATAAAAAATAAAGATTCATCAAAAAACTTAAATTATCACTCTAAGAATAAACACTTTAATAACCATCTTAAAATGCATAATCTCCGTGAATCTACTTTAGATTCATTTTTTAATTTTCAATAG
- a CDS encoding ATP-binding protein, which produces MIKRDLYINQLNDLANTKTLKILTGVHGSGKSCILLSFANNLEENKKNVIYLNFDSLKNKKYLDYIKLYDFLSENILNDKMNYILLDNVKKVDKWYEVVNSLSVDYNNVDFFISGLCGDIKDYELSKYVSWPIIEVNVLPLSFKEYLKFNDEYWDDNLDINSKFKDYLHYGGFPVIFEHKKSDLIFNNIIEGIYNTIIVKDLISKYKIKNLLLLNEIFYFTINNLGEYFSSKKITEYFLTEGVKTTPTTVLDYLKYFDKSYLFYPVKRFNLKCDVYLRTLEKHYLCDLGLRNYILGFDDEYSKGVLENLVYFELLRRDYKVSTVKYKKHNIDFMAKKVDKIVYIQILKNLDDQLLNGKLNDLNSIKDNYDKIIISFDKTHIKNIQGIKILNIIDFLLSNDF; this is translated from the coding sequence ATGATAAAACGAGATTTATATATTAATCAATTAAATGATCTTGCAAATACTAAAACTCTTAAGATATTAACTGGAGTTCATGGTAGTGGTAAATCTTGTATTTTATTATCATTTGCTAATAATCTAGAAGAAAATAAAAAGAATGTAATATATCTAAATTTTGACTCATTAAAAAATAAAAAATATTTAGATTACATTAAACTCTATGATTTTTTATCAGAAAATATTTTAAATGATAAAATGAATTATATTCTTCTAGATAATGTTAAAAAAGTAGATAAATGGTATGAAGTTGTAAATTCACTTTCAGTTGATTACAATAATGTTGATTTCTTTATTTCTGGCCTATGTGGTGATATTAAAGACTATGAATTATCAAAATATGTTTCATGGCCAATAATTGAAGTAAATGTACTTCCATTATCTTTTAAAGAATATTTAAAATTTAATGATGAGTATTGGGATGATAATTTAGATATTAATAGTAAATTTAAGGATTATCTTCATTATGGGGGATTTCCAGTAATTTTTGAACATAAAAAATCAGATTTAATTTTTAATAATATTATTGAAGGTATATACAATACAATTATTGTTAAAGATTTAATATCTAAGTATAAAATTAAAAATCTACTACTTCTTAATGAAATATTCTATTTTACTATTAATAATTTAGGAGAATATTTCTCCTCTAAAAAAATTACAGAATATTTTTTAACTGAAGGTGTAAAAACTACTCCAACAACAGTTTTAGACTATTTAAAATACTTTGATAAATCATATCTTTTTTATCCAGTTAAAAGATTTAATCTTAAATGTGATGTATATTTAAGAACACTTGAAAAACATTATCTTTGTGATTTAGGACTTAGAAATTATATTCTTGGATTTGATGATGAATATTCAAAAGGTGTTCTTGAAAATTTAGTATATTTTGAACTTTTAAGAAGAGATTATAAGGTTTCAACTGTTAAATATAAAAAGCATAATATTGACTTTATGGCTAAAAAAGTAGATAAGATAGTTTATATTCAAATACTTAAAAATTTAGATGATCAATTGTTAAATGGGAAATTAAATGATTTAAATTCAATAAAAGATAATTATGATAAAATTATTATAAGTTTTGATAAGACACATATAAAAAATATTCAAGGAATTAAGATTCTTAATATTATTGATTTTTTATTATCTAATGATTTTTAG
- a CDS encoding FeoA family protein: MIKSLDQLKTGEEGKLVSYNDGGSSELKRHLMGMGFVKGSKIQLKKIAPLGDPYEYKIKGYSVCLRKEEARNIEVDVE, from the coding sequence ATGATTAAAAGTTTAGATCAATTAAAAACAGGTGAAGAAGGAAAATTAGTTTCCTATAATGATGGAGGAAGTAGTGAATTAAAACGTCATTTAATGGGTATGGGTTTTGTTAAAGGTTCAAAAATCCAACTTAAAAAAATTGCTCCATTAGGGGATCCTTATGAATATAAAATTAAAGGATATTCTGTCTGTTTAAGAAAAGAAGAAGCTCGTAATATTGAAGTTGATGTTGAATAA
- the feoB gene encoding ferrous iron transport protein B yields MENIKIGLAGNPNVGKTTLFNNLTGLHQHVGNWPGKTVEQASGHFEEDGNRIDVIDLPGNYALSAHSIEEIVSRDFIVDEESDAIINVIDAANLERNLYLTVQMMELNANLGIALNMNKLARKDGIDIDVDKLSELLGLPVVQIEANSDIGHNDLIKMIKNLKDHPVESKNKLVYGNELRQHLGDLEKLISKDKNLLDVSPYWTAIKLLEDDEIVMDKVQQSSMSNPIFLEVRKVKDHLKDIYGVSAAEAIANARYAFIDGLIKECVKLPENPKPTMTEKIDRIVTNRVLGIPIFLIIMYIVFQVTFTLGSPIQDWLDSCVTAIADGTVALVGQNALGSLLSDGVISGVGSVLSFVPQIVLLFLLLSILEDSGYLARAAFVMDKVMHKVLGLHGKAFIPMILGFGCGVPGIMATRTLEHEEDRLVAMLLIPFMSCTARLPVYLLFVGIFFASSQANVIFSLYLLGVVVAIIVAAIIKKLFFKGVSTPFVMELPTYKIPTVKGVLMHTGEKTWGFVRKAGTIILAAAIIVWVLSYFPAGVDYGSQASYIGQIGTFIAPIFSPLGFGNWQASSALIFGMVAKEVIVATLTSVFGSFPGGATAGITSVFTPLTAYAFLVFCLLYIPCFAALGTIKQESNGWKWPAVMVCTCLITAYVVSFAVFHIGLLLGFH; encoded by the coding sequence ATGGAGAATATTAAAATTGGATTAGCAGGTAATCCTAATGTAGGAAAAACCACTTTATTCAATAATTTAACTGGGCTTCATCAACATGTTGGTAATTGGCCAGGTAAAACAGTAGAACAAGCTTCAGGTCACTTTGAAGAAGACGGTAATCGAATTGATGTTATTGATTTACCTGGAAATTATGCATTAAGTGCTCATTCTATTGAAGAAATCGTTTCAAGAGATTTTATTGTAGATGAAGAATCTGATGCAATTATCAATGTTATTGATGCAGCTAATTTAGAACGTAATTTGTATTTAACAGTTCAGATGATGGAATTAAATGCAAATTTAGGTATTGCTCTTAATATGAATAAGTTAGCACGTAAAGATGGTATAGATATTGATGTAGATAAATTATCTGAATTATTAGGTCTTCCTGTAGTTCAAATTGAAGCTAATTCAGATATTGGTCATAATGACCTTATTAAAATGATTAAAAATCTTAAAGATCATCCTGTAGAAAGTAAAAATAAACTTGTTTATGGTAATGAATTAAGGCAACATTTAGGTGATTTAGAGAAATTAATCTCAAAAGATAAAAATTTACTTGATGTATCTCCTTATTGGACTGCTATTAAATTATTAGAAGATGATGAAATTGTAATGGATAAAGTTCAACAATCTTCTATGTCTAATCCAATATTTTTAGAAGTAAGAAAAGTTAAAGATCATCTAAAAGATATTTATGGGGTATCTGCAGCAGAAGCAATTGCTAATGCTCGTTATGCTTTTATTGATGGTTTAATTAAGGAATGTGTAAAACTTCCTGAAAACCCAAAACCAACTATGACTGAAAAGATTGATAGAATCGTAACTAATAGAGTCCTTGGTATTCCTATATTTTTAATTATTATGTATATTGTTTTCCAAGTTACCTTTACTTTAGGTTCACCAATTCAAGATTGGCTTGATTCTTGTGTTACTGCAATTGCAGATGGTACTGTTGCATTAGTTGGTCAAAATGCTTTAGGTTCACTTTTATCTGATGGTGTAATTTCTGGAGTTGGAAGTGTTTTAAGTTTCGTTCCTCAAATTGTTTTACTGTTCTTATTATTAAGTATATTAGAAGATAGTGGTTATTTAGCAAGAGCTGCTTTTGTAATGGATAAAGTTATGCACAAAGTTTTAGGACTTCATGGAAAAGCATTTATTCCAATGATTCTTGGATTTGGTTGTGGAGTACCTGGAATTATGGCAACACGTACACTTGAACATGAGGAAGATCGTTTAGTTGCAATGTTACTTATACCATTTATGTCTTGTACTGCAAGATTACCAGTATATCTTTTATTTGTAGGAATATTCTTTGCTTCATCACAAGCAAATGTAATTTTCTCATTATACTTACTTGGAGTTGTTGTAGCTATTATTGTAGCAGCTATTATTAAAAAATTATTCTTTAAAGGAGTAAGTACTCCATTTGTAATGGAATTACCAACTTATAAAATCCCTACTGTAAAAGGTGTTCTTATGCATACTGGTGAAAAAACATGGGGATTTGTTAGGAAAGCAGGTACTATTATTTTAGCAGCAGCAATTATTGTATGGGTATTAAGTTATTTCCCAGCTGGTGTTGATTATGGATCACAAGCAAGTTACATTGGTCAAATAGGTACATTTATTGCACCAATATTTAGTCCATTAGGATTCGGTAACTGGCAAGCTTCATCTGCATTAATCTTTGGTATGGTAGCTAAAGAAGTTATTGTAGCAACTTTAACTTCAGTATTTGGTTCATTCCCTGGTGGAGCTACTGCAGGAATTACTTCAGTGTTTACACCACTTACAGCATATGCATTTTTAGTATTCTGTTTATTATATATACCTTGTTTCGCAGCATTAGGTACTATAAAACAAGAATCTAATGGTTGGAAATGGCCTGCTGTAATGGTATGTACTTGTTTAATTACTGCATATGTAGTATCATTTGCTGTATTCCATATTGGATTACTTTTAGGATTCCATTAA
- a CDS encoding tetratricopeptide repeat protein, which produces MTDNNSYNNDFNLANNLFENKQYDKAINIYYNLLINDYNKIKVIPYIVNSYIALDDFDSCIEIFNKYLSDSNLNENTIILNNCLDLLKNLDIDDYQFNLNSAKIFIQFKKLDNAMICLNNILEKYPNDTISSKLKAILLYDQNKFDESLNILNNILNNNPNDYLALQYKGYILLNNGNVNEGIDVFKKVLSIYNKDYNIWRQVYFAYAYTGDLKKSLEVNKKSLKIFPDNYILWYDRFQLFESINDYLSAYDALEKVKKLKPEFFND; this is translated from the coding sequence ATGACAGATAATAATTCTTATAATAATGATTTTAACTTAGCAAACAATTTATTTGAAAATAAACAATATGATAAGGCTATAAATATTTATTATAATTTATTAATTAATGATTATAATAAAATAAAAGTTATCCCTTATATTGTTAATTCATATATTGCTTTAGATGATTTTGATTCTTGTATTGAAATTTTTAATAAATATTTATCTGATTCAAATCTTAATGAGAATACAATAATTTTAAATAACTGTTTAGATTTACTTAAAAATTTAGATATTGATGATTATCAGTTTAATTTAAATTCTGCTAAAATTTTTATTCAATTTAAAAAATTGGATAATGCAATGATTTGCCTTAATAATATTTTAGAAAAGTATCCTAATGATACTATTAGTTCTAAATTAAAAGCTATTTTATTATATGATCAAAATAAGTTTGATGAATCTTTAAATATATTAAATAATATTTTAAATAATAATCCTAATGATTATCTTGCTCTTCAATATAAAGGATATATTCTTTTAAATAATGGAAATGTAAATGAAGGTATTGATGTTTTTAAAAAAGTTTTATCTATATATAATAAAGATTATAATATTTGGAGACAAGTTTATTTCGCATATGCATATACTGGAGATTTAAAAAAATCATTAGAAGTAAATAAGAAATCATTAAAGATTTTTCCAGATAATTATATTTTATGGTATGATAGATTTCAATTATTTGAAAGTATTAATGATTATTTATCTGCTTATGATGCTTTAGAAAAAGTTAAAAAATTAAAACCTGAATTTTTTAATGATTAA
- a CDS encoding 2,5-diamino-6-(ribosylamino)-4(3H)-pyrimidinone 5'-phosphate reductase produces MKPYVILNAAMTLDGKIATKTGSSEISCKEDLIRVHKLRYEVDGIMVGINTVIEDNPKLTVSKIPAKKEDNPIRVVVDSKGRTPLNYKILNDMAPTIIAVAEEYTKTKKVKKLSKYADIFPSGKKHVDLVKLMDYLYKKGIKTLMLEGGSTLNFSMIKEGLIDEIRICIAPMVVGGKDAKTLFDGEGFNYMKDSVKLELKDSYNIDTDLILEYKVLNSKSNNKTC; encoded by the coding sequence ATGAAACCTTATGTAATACTTAATGCTGCAATGACTTTAGATGGAAAAATAGCTACAAAAACAGGTTCATCAGAAATATCATGTAAAGAAGACTTAATAAGAGTTCATAAACTTAGATATGAAGTTGATGGTATAATGGTAGGAATAAATACTGTAATTGAAGATAATCCAAAACTCACAGTATCTAAAATACCTGCTAAAAAAGAAGATAATCCAATACGTGTAGTAGTAGATAGTAAAGGAAGAACACCACTTAATTATAAAATATTAAATGATATGGCGCCAACAATCATTGCAGTAGCAGAAGAATATACTAAAACTAAAAAGGTTAAAAAATTATCAAAATATGCAGATATTTTCCCATCAGGAAAAAAACATGTAGATTTAGTTAAACTAATGGATTATTTATATAAAAAAGGAATTAAAACACTCATGCTTGAAGGAGGTTCAACACTTAATTTTTCAATGATAAAAGAAGGATTAATTGACGAAATTAGAATTTGTATTGCTCCTATGGTTGTAGGTGGAAAAGATGCAAAAACATTATTTGATGGAGAAGGTTTTAATTATATGAAAGACAGTGTAAAATTAGAATTAAAAGATTCATATAATATAGATACTGATTTAATTTTAGAATATAAAGTTTTAAATTCTAAATCTAATAATAAAACTTGTTAA